One Maniola hyperantus chromosome Z, iAphHyp1.2, whole genome shotgun sequence DNA window includes the following coding sequences:
- the LOC117995801 gene encoding sodium- and chloride-dependent glycine transporter 2-like, whose translation MIPEESNLWGSRIVYISVLVCHLVGISNISSIPVNALKQGAVGYTLFLILFHILMGIPLQCMEAVVGQFTKRDCIAVWKIRPCFSYMGYVLVIWQVIVLIYNQIVTSFFLHYFLIGFENPIPFYTCGSWRTRYCNSLATNYTVNQDCLKYQNKFPYCNNLYKTFPEYQYWRYHLLKARGNREFHVAWRVSVASGLICFILYLSNFKRTKTLRWITVIFTIYSTLALMIIMMGSMTQKGVVVKYEESLDLDFSIFQQKFQFSHLIQEIVYNLNIGSGTMFTLASTLSFRSPSFSDIVISVVFYTVISVMFVFTTAMMTCPYAYEYGIKPGVIMRIPITLNFEKIPRLMYQYEHRTFYLIVIFSCEVVLGMSTLVIYLFNLLEVTFKRYPKLATYPGLTAFCAVLLLFFTTLPFLSYLGVNSIALSFRRCVVLLTTFIGLLEGLVFIIWYGVSKFSEDFHFMLGIQPKNFMKGTWILAIIILAYAFCNELYSQLINQTGYIYATYSLIAILSFIAAFFVIRLLIAACRKRFHKFISIDPTWGPRSEVLQRSRAMFSAQAMTKEYIYRQYHLQAGIMARQKMANRRV comes from the coding sequence ATGATTCCTGAAGAAAGTAATTTATGGGGCTCAAGAATAGTGTACATATCAGTCCTCGTTTGTCATTTAGTAGGAATATCTAATATTAGTAGCATACCTGTCAATGCTCTCAAGCAAGGCGCAGTGGGATATACTTTATTCCTTATACTTTTTCATATATTGATGGGAATACCATTACAATGCATGGAAGCCGTAGTTGGGCAATTTACGAAAAGAGACTGCATAGCCGTTTGGAAAATTCGACCTTGTTTCTCATACATGGGCTATGTGCTTGTCATATGGCAAGTGATAGTCCTAATTTACAATCAAATTGTGACGTCGTTTTTCTTACATTACTTCTTAATTGGTTTTGAAAATCCGATACCATTTTACACTTGTGGTTCTTGGCGCACGAGATATTGCAACAGTCTGGCCACAAATTATACGGTCAATCAGGACTGCCTAAAATACCAGAACAAATTTCCTTATTGTAACAATCTGTATAAAACATTTCCCGAATATCAGTACTGGAGATACCATTTACTAAAAGCAAGAGGAAACAGAGAATTCCACGTGGCCTGGAGAGTCAGTGTTGCTTCAGGGCTGATCTGTTTTATTCTATACCTTAGTAATTTCAAGAGAACGAAGACCCTGCGATGGATTACAGTCATTTTCACAATTTATTCAACATTAGCACTCATGATTATAATGATGGGCTCCATGACACAAAAAGGGGTGGTGGTCAAGTACGAAGAAtctttagatttagatttcagTATATTCCAACAgaaatttcaattttcgcacCTTATACAAGAAATTGTATATAATTTGAACATAGGATCTGGTACGATGTTCACTCTAGCGTCCACTTTGTCGTTTAGATCGCCCTCCTTTTCAGACATCGTAATATCTGTAGTTTTCTATACTGTGATTAGTGTGATGTTTGTGTTCACTACAGCGATGATGACCTGCCCTTACGCGTACGAGTATGGAATAAAACCAGGGGTCATCATGAGAATACCAATAACTCTAAACTTCGAAAAAATTCCGAGATTAATGTACCAATACGAACATAGAACCTTTTATTTAATAGTTATTTTCAGTTGTGAAGTAGTGCTGGGGATGAGTACATTGgtgatatatttatttaatttgctaGAAGTAACATTTAAAAGGTATCCTAAATTAGCAACATACCCAGGTTTAACCGCATTCTGCGctgtcttattattattttttacaacttTACCATTTTTAAGTTACTTAGGTGTTAATAGTATTGCTCTTAGTTTTCGACGTTGCGTAGTTCTGCTAACAACATTTATTGGCCTACTGGAGGGGTTAGTTTTTATAATTTGGTACGGTGTAAGCAAATTCTCGgaagattttcattttatgttGGGTATACAACCAAAAAATTTTATGAAAGGGACTTGGATTTTGGCAATTATTATATTGGCTTATGCATTTTGCAATGAATTGTACAGTCAACTTATTAATCAAACTGGTTACATTTACGCTACATACTCACTTATAgcgattttaagttttatagcaGCATTTTTTGTGATAAGATTATTAATAGCTGCTTGTAGAAAAAGATTTCACAAATTTATTTCGATAGATCCGACATGGGGCCCAAGGAGTGAAGTGTTGCAACGAAGTCGCGCCATGTTTTCAGCACAAGCTATGACTAAGGAATACATATACCGTCAATATCATCTCCAAGCTGGAATTATGGCACGACAAAAAATGGCTAACAGGAGAGTTTGA